A region of the Drosophila subobscura isolate 14011-0131.10 chromosome J, UCBerk_Dsub_1.0, whole genome shotgun sequence genome:
GTTTCTGCAATGCATAACTAGAGCTACGCTACGAAAAGGGAGAATAtaaattttgattatatttacacacaacttttgaaaaactaaaacaattcATTCTAGCAACTAAGAATATTTACTATCTTAACGAGCTACAcatatatacaacaaaaaggaaacgcGTGTCTATTCTCCTCCTGCATTAAtgtgcatttttatatttttatcgaATATAATCCTTACCGTTGAGTTGCCCCCATTTTTATCAGCCCCTCCCCCCATTAACGGGTATATACATTTAGTCCTCCCACTCTTCAGATTTTGAAATATTgctaaaaatcaataaagcgTCACACGATTACGATGCACAGAGGGGGGGGCCCAGtgacaggaacaggaacagggacGATGGCAATGCAGCTGTGCCTGTGACCGCTGTCAATGATATAATACATACGTTTATATGCAATATCAATATGTATATCAGAGAGCAGGTCTATTGGAACCAAAACATTAtgttaaatacatacatacatatgagtaTATGCGaatgttgaatattttgtattaGGATTGAAACTACACATATGAATTACCATTTTACCTTTACCTCTATCTCTACCTACTAACCCGCTTATTGTTGGAAACACCTTTGAAACTGCAAACAGTCGTCAAGTTTATGCAAGCAAACACGAGAACACTCTTCTCGGTTCACATGGAAATCAAATCTCATAATTATATAAGCTAAAAAGTAACCAATCTATGTATATCCAGTAATTCACTCAGCCGGCTtacaacaaatatatgtatgtatacatatacatacataaaaattatatatctatacaatatgtatgtctgtatatcGTGTacgataataaatattttaaatttaaatgttattcCTTTCAAAGGGAGTTAAAAGTCGCATTCAATTCGGgtcaaaacattttatttatacggATTCCTAGATTATATTACATTATCTGCTAGTTTGCCTCAAGTTTCTTCAACTTTTTCGGTGTTTTCGGGACTTCCCCGTTTCCTGCTTTGCGCTTGAGCTTATCCTTCGGCTTGCGCTTCTGCTCTTTGGTGTTGAAGCGTAGCTGCAGCTTGGTGCCGCCCAGACTGAGGTCCTGTTTGATGGCCTTGCGTGCATCGAATGTGGTGGGTAGGGTTACGGTCGCTGCACTAAACTCACGGAACTTGCCCTTGCCCGGCTTTATTTGAATGTCAACTGCATTCTCGAACAACTGGCGCACCTGCACCACGGAGCTCGTCTTGGGCAGGTTCGTGATGACGACGGACGATGTGAAGTTGCCCTTGCGTAGGCCCTTTTTCGCTTCACGCTTCATTAGGGACTTGGTCCTCTTGTTCTCCACCGAAAGCTGTTGTTTGGTCACAAGTGAATTCACAAACTCATCCGAATCGGTCTTCGGTAGAGAGACGAAGATCCCCTTGAACGCAGCATCAGTTTCTATAGATGTTTTGATATCTCCGCAAGCTTTATCGCGATCTTCCTGTGATTTGAACTCAACCAGACAAAAACGAGCGTGCTTTTGGCGCGGCTTTGTCGATTTGGATACCAGAGGGTGGAGGGACTTGACCTTGGCCTGGAACTCCTGCTCGTCTTCTGGTAACTTCTGTggaaagcgaacaaaaaggCGCCTGCCCTTAAGTTTATCATACTTGTTCTGGATCTTTTCTTCAATAATCTCTGCTCGGCTCTTGGTTGGTGTGGCTGTCTCCTCATCGTTGGAAGATTGCTCCGAGTCGTCTTCATCGGATTCCGTGGAGCTGGCTGCCAAATCCGGCTCGCTTTCGTCTTCAGACTCCTCAGAGTTTTCGGCAACGAGCTCGTCCGATTCTGAAGAACTTTCTTCCACCgttttcttcatattttttaaataatttgttaatgTTTTCGATCGCACGTGTTTCGCAGTAATAACAAGAGCTCGATGGTATCGATGGGCGAAAACCTCATCATCGATAGCCCTATCGCATCTATAGACGACGGCTATCGAGCACTACACATCTCTAAGCCATTGTTGTCATATCTCGACCGagtgtaaaataaaaaaaattgttttaattacgTTCTAAGTACAATAATGGGCGTGTTAGAGAATGTCAAGGACTGGTTCACATCAGACACATCCAGGAATAAGAATTCTTCGCTTATAGCTGGCCTATTGGTACATGTAACATCCACCCCTAAGACTGGACTTTTGTAACAGTGCAaatttttttcagttttttgcaGGATGGTGGATCCTAATCGATGCCATGTCTTCCGACGGCGGTCACCAAATTACCACAGGATATGTCTTCATAGGCATATTCGGCACCATCAGCTTCTGTATGGTGAATGCAGTCAAAGGGGAGCATGTAAGATGAGTGCAGTCCAGTGCATGTCCATGgtgtatatataaaatgaCTCACTATTTTTACGGTTCGCTCTGGTTAGATTTCCGAAGATAACTCGTCGGAGTCCGGGGCCAGGCTTGCCAAACTTTGGCTACTGGTTGGCTTCGTGATGGGCTTCGCCTCCATCATAGCTGCCATTTGGGTGATGATTGACGATTTCATCAACAATGGTGAGTGCAAAACGTGTGTCAAGGGAGAACAATAGAATTAATCAGTAAATGTAACCCATTAGATAAGAAAGAGGCCTGGCTAGGCGTCGCCCTGCTTCTACAGAATGTCTTCATATTGTTCGCCAGTTTGGTCTACAAGTTCGGGCGCAACGAGGAGGAGTGGAACGAATAAAGTCATCCATCCTTTGCTGCATGTAGGAAACCGCTGCTTTTAGTATTTAAATCCATACGTACAACATATTCAAACAGTCCACAAGGATTATGTCGGCGGCAGAGGCCATCTCCCACCGCCTCATCCCCGTTTTAATGCATAATGACACACGTATAATCTCATTTATAGAATACTAAATAAACGACAAGTCACTTGCGTAAGGTCACTTTCTGGGCTGCAGTTTATTTCAGACAATTAGAACTACGACGAGCAGCAAGCCGAGATGACTGCCGCTCACCCGATGCCCACTGCACTGGCTATTGCTACAAGAATATGGACTGTAATCAAAGAATATTTTATCGCTAATCAAGCTTGTGCATCATACGCGTCAATGGGGCATTCGCGCTCATTCTGCAGACACCACTGGGGCTGCAGGGCCTCGGCTCCCAGGCCGTTCTCCACCAACCGCTcgcggtgcagcagcagacgcgaCTCCGCCTGTTTCCAGCTCTCGGTGGGATTCGACCAGAGACGCTCGGCCAGGGCACTGCCACGCGGCCAGAAGCGGTTGTCCAGCGTATGCTCATCGATTTGCTCCGACCAAATGGCTGCCTCGGCGCCCAACACATGATGCTCATAGTCGCCGGCAATCGCCGACATGGTGTTGTCGTACACCTTCTGCCAGCCAATGTAGGGAGAGCACCAGTTGTTCCCATCGGTCACCCATCCAGCTCCGCCACAGTCAAAGTAGAGGGCGTCGTAGTTGGAGACAATTAACTTGAAGCCACGCTCCAGTATCTTCTTCACCTTTGGATCGCCGCCCGTTGTCCAGATCTGGATAATATAACGCTCCGGATTCAAGTACTCATCGATAAAGGGCTCCTCCGTGAGGTGACTGGTCCACAGAATGATGGGCGTTTGTGTTCCATTGGCCACAGTGTCCACCCGCTTGAGGGCCTCGGTCTGGAAGTGTCCCCACAGGCGCATGAAGTCCGCAGTCTCGAGGCCCCAGCCTTGAGCCTTCATCCATTGACGGATGGGCAGACTGCTGttccagcagctggtggaCACTTCGTCGCCGCCCATGTGGAAAACATCTGGGCTGAACAGCTCCCACATCTCGCTATAAATGTCCTCTAGCACATCATAGAGCCCATCCGCAGTGGGATCCAGCTGTCCGCAAGGCGGTTCCACGCAGAAATCCTTCCAGGGCTGAGCATTGAAGCAGGCCGTCATGTTCTTGTGCTGCCAGCCCTCGCCCACGTGCGCTGGGGCGTCGAACTCTGGCATCACGCGGATACCACGCACGCGACCGTACTCCACGACCTCGGCCACAGTGCGCTGGGTGTACACCTGGCGGGGCGAGTAGGCACCCAGCTTGTAGAGCTCTGGCCGCTTACGCACCTCCAGGGGGAAGCTGTGAGAGTCCGTGATGTGCCAGTGAAAGGTGTTTAGCTTGACCAGGGCCATGCCGTCTGCAAAAAAGAGGACCATTAAGTGGAATTCAGTGGGAAAAAGCTACCCAAAACGTACCCAGAGTTCGCTTGATTGCCTTCACGGAGTAGTAATTGCGAGAGgtgtccagcagcaggccgcgCCACTTGAACGCGGGAGCATCGCTGATGGAAGCGTTGGCCGTCACCTGCACCTCGCGCCTTATGTCATCGTAGACAATCAGTTGGGAGAGTGTCTCCAGGCCATGCCGGGCACCAAAGAAGTTGCTCGCAGCTATGCTGGCCACCACATGGCCGGACGGATCGGTGTCTACGTCTAGACGATAGCTTTCATCAGTGTCCAGGGTAAGTTTGGTCGGAGCCACATCATCCGGCGTGTTGATGTTGACGGTGAGTCGATAGCCGCCCCTTGTGAGGATCTTGCGATCGGGAATCTTGGCATCAACCATGTCCATCCAACGATTTTCGGCTGCCTTCCATAGCTTTTCCTTGCGTGCGATGCCCGTAACATTGAAGTCAATGAACGAGATGTCCACTTGCCGCATCAGTGTATCGAGACGAACCGCTCCCGTGGGCTTGGGCCACAGCGTGCCAATCGAACTGCCGCAGAAGAGCCGGCAGACGGGCAGCGAGATTGCCTTGGAGAAGTTCTCCTCGCTCAGCTCCACCTTGCGGCACAGTCCAGCGCGGCATTCATAGCCATAGACCAGGTCTctgcaggaaaaacaaaatccaaacaaaGGGAAAGTTCGTGCATTGCCCCCAATCACACACATACCAATACACTTTGtctgtatttatgtatgtgtgtgtgtgttttgctctAACTTACTCagatgtgtgtgctgttgtgGGTGCAATAATGGccgccaggagcagcagcagggccactGGTAGTGCAGTCCCCTTCATATTGTCAACGTTCAAAGGCGAGAAACGCTGAAAGTCAACTGGCGTAAGCTAGAGGAATACCAAACGAACATGCACATAATAATTGATTATTTGAAAACAAGTTTTGGCCGCTGGCGGAGGCCAAAGAACGAGGCTGGGGCGTTTACAGCACGTCGAAGTTCGAATACCCTTTCTCTAATATGTCATTCTAATCTTTCTTATAGCAACACGTTTGAGGCTGATTGAATTCTTTAATTAACTGGATTTTCCCTGGTGTTtgatacacaaaaaataaaatgacacaggatataattttgtttcgacttttcctgagatttcaatttaaaaatagctaaaaatatgaaaaatttgGGTTTTGAAAGCTTAATAAAATTCTTTACATCCAGAAGAAAGGTATCTAAGCTAtgcaaaaaaacgaaatgatgTCCATGtacaaattattcaaaattaaaaagaataagaaaaataattctttaaacaattccaaaacaaacaatccataaaacaaaagtctTCAGTTGTGTAATTATTGAATTCTTTGCACTTACTTTCTGAGTATTCCAACTGTCTATGCAGGCACTTCGCTCTAGACTGAATCTATTTGCCTTTCGTTGttgccaatttatttgcacGGCATCAGCATCGATTGCCAACACACATGGGCCTGTGAAGCACTCAAAAATATAACAGCGGAAGGGAAGAAGGGGTCGCGCAGGTATGTCAAGACAAGATTACACGCCTTTGCTTTTTAACTATCTTTCGCTGCTCTTGATGTCGTATTTCTAAGTTCAAAGCCATTGGTACTGGCAGATAGCAATCGGGTTTGGTTCGGTTTCTCGTAAATCATTCGGGGAAACATTCAGAACGAGAACTGGAGCACCCCGCGAAAGTTCTCAATGAGATTGTGCATaggcaaataaaatttataaCGCTTGCTTTTAcgctatttttgtttttttgagtGTTCGGTAGAGTACTCTACCTAGGACGAACTCTGAGAGATAATATTTCATAACAAGCCATGAGGTGTGCTTAGGGTCGAAGTCCTGTTGAAAGATCTACTATAGAAAACATCTTTCATGGTAATAAGATTCGATTTTTAATGGGTGCCTTATCTTCTAGTCTATAACGTAATTTCTATGTAGGATTCACGCCCTTCAGTGTTAGGGTATTATCCTCGTAGATTTCCAGCACATCAGCCAAATGCTCGTTGTCTCTGGGCTTCTTGAATTGTCGCTTCTTGTTGGCAGCCTTCTTGCGTTTTGGAACAGGTTTCTTGAGGCCATGATCTTGCATGGAACGTATACCTGTGGGGACAAAAATATTGCGCTAAAATCAGTCGAATCTTTCCGTATGTGTTCGGTTTTACCTTGCTTCTCGAGATACTCGTCAATTTTGGCATCGTCCATGGCATCAACAGTAGCCGAGCGCCAGAGCTTTTGGAATTCATCATCCACCTGTGGGacaaattttgtataattaattgaagCTCAAGTAGCACAAAGCTCACCGAAAAATTGGCCGTTCGATcgttgtaaaataaaattttctTCTTGTCAATGGGTCTGATAATAAAAAGTATTTCTGCTGCACGATTTTTCAAGACTTTCTCGCAATGCGGCAGGGACTCCTGCACATCCTCCATCAGAATGCCGCCCAGGCCCTTCAAATCATGTTGCTTCAGCAGTCGCATCAGAGTTTTGCCATCCTTGATTTTGTAGACGGGCTTGAAGCTAAACTTTGTGCCACACGGGCTGACTTCAATCTTTGGGTTGTTGTTTAGCGCTTCGCCAGATAGCCACTGCAATGGATGGTAAGTAAGACATCAGACTTGCAGCGTGGAAGGACATTCAATCTGCTTACATTTTTAACAGATTGGCCAATATCCAGTTGGTTGGTCTCGTCTAGAATTTCCTCAATCTGCAGTGGATGATCGTCACCGTCCTGGTGACGGGTGCGCATAAACTTCACTATCTTGGCCAGCACTCCAAAGCGGTACTGCGAGCTGCCAGACATGGTTTTGTACCTAAAAGTGGATAATTTCCCCATGGAACTTACTCTGAGTGTGGACACGTCAATGCGGATTTTCAACTTACGAAGATGAATCCAGCTTTGGAGCTGTTGGCGGacgcattttccttttggcgtCATCgctgggcggcggtggctgaGGTCTATCTGGCTTTGCTTTCTTCTCAACGCTGTGGAGACAGGATGGAAGAGGTTCAGTTCAATTTTCAAAGGACCAGCAGGGAAATAGGAAGGGGTAGCTTACGTGGGCGTGGCCATTGCCCGTTTTTTAAAGGCCTCGCGTTCGCGAAGCAGCGCTGGATCCattttgcttgattttgtGGGTCTTCGATGGTGAATTTAACTTGTTTATgctaaaattgtaaaaatttacagaatgaaaacaaaaaccaacacagCTGCTAATGTGCCGGGCTGCCAACTTGTTTGGATTTGCAACGCCAGGGCTGCATTGTTTTTGTCGTGCCAGTTGGCAGCACCAAATAAATTCATGTTTGTATACTCTGAACGTACAATAAAGTTCATTAGCTTGTagc
Encoded here:
- the LOC117894108 gene encoding uncharacterized protein LOC117894108; this encodes MKKTVEESSSESDELVAENSEESEDESEPDLAASSTESDEDDSEQSSNDEETATPTKSRAEIIEEKIQNKYDKLKGRRLFVRFPQKLPEDEQEFQAKVKSLHPLVSKSTKPRQKHARFCLVEFKSQEDRDKACGDIKTSIETDAAFKGIFVSLPKTDSDEFVNSLVTKQQLSVENKRTKSLMKREAKKGLRKGNFTSSVVITNLPKTSSVVQVRQLFENAVDIQIKPGKGKFREFSAATVTLPTTFDARKAIKQDLSLGGTKLQLRFNTKEQKRKPKDKLKRKAGNGEVPKTPKKLKKLEAN
- the LOC117894112 gene encoding transmembrane protein 50A, whose protein sequence is MGVLENVKDWFTSDTSRNKNSSLIAGLLFFAGWWILIDAMSSDGGHQITTGYVFIGIFGTISFCMVNAVKGEHISEDNSSESGARLAKLWLLVGFVMGFASIIAAIWVMIDDFINNDKKEAWLGVALLLQNVFILFASLVYKFGRNEEEWNE
- the LOC117894104 gene encoding chitooligosaccharidolytic beta-N-acetylglucosaminidase, which codes for MKGTALPVALLLLLAAIIAPTTAHTSEDLVYGYECRAGLCRKVELSEENFSKAISLPVCRLFCGSSIGTLWPKPTGAVRLDTLMRQVDISFIDFNVTGIARKEKLWKAAENRWMDMVDAKIPDRKILTRGGYRLTVNINTPDDVAPTKLTLDTDESYRLDVDTDPSGHVVASIAASNFFGARHGLETLSQLIVYDDIRREVQVTANASISDAPAFKWRGLLLDTSRNYYSVKAIKRTLDGMALVKLNTFHWHITDSHSFPLEVRKRPELYKLGAYSPRQVYTQRTVAEVVEYGRVRGIRVMPEFDAPAHVGEGWQHKNMTACFNAQPWKDFCVEPPCGQLDPTADGLYDVLEDIYSEMWELFSPDVFHMGGDEVSTSCWNSSLPIRQWMKAQGWGLETADFMRLWGHFQTEALKRVDTVANGTQTPIILWTSHLTEEPFIDEYLNPERYIIQIWTTGGDPKVKKILERGFKLIVSNYDALYFDCGGAGWVTDGNNWCSPYIGWQKVYDNTMSAIAGDYEHHVLGAEAAIWSEQIDEHTLDNRFWPRGSALAERLWSNPTESWKQAESRLLLHRERLVENGLGAEALQPQWCLQNERECPIDAYDAQA
- the LOC117893288 gene encoding general transcription factor IIE subunit 2; protein product: MDPALLREREAFKKRAMATPTVEKKAKPDRPQPPPPSDDAKRKMRPPTAPKLDSSSYKTMSGSSQYRFGVLAKIVKFMRTRHQDGDDHPLQIEEILDETNQLDIGQSVKNWLSGEALNNNPKIEVSPCGTKFSFKPVYKIKDGKTLMRLLKQHDLKGLGGILMEDVQESLPHCEKVLKNRAAEILFIIRPIDKKKILFYNDRTANFSVDDEFQKLWRSATVDAMDDAKIDEYLEKQGIRSMQDHGLKKPVPKRKKAANKKRQFKKPRDNEHLADVLEIYEDNTLTLKGVNPT